In Deinococcus ruber, a single genomic region encodes these proteins:
- a CDS encoding aldo/keto reductase → MNQRTLGTSGLHVSTLGLGCMRMSFGDAPTDHGEMVQFLRGAVERGVTFFDTAEGYGPFTNELLLGEALEPYKGQVVIATKFGFDYHPDGTPKATPLNSRPEHIRKVTEASLKRLRVETIDLLYQHRPDPQVPVEEVAGAVKELIEEGKVKHFGLSESDAGTIRRAHAVQPVTALQSEYSIWWREVEDNGVLATCEELGIGFVPYSPLGRGYLTGAITAHRVFASNDPRRNNPRFTREAIEANQAVVDLLGRIGGEKGATPAQIALSWLLAQKSWIVPIPGSRKLERLDENNGAADIELTPADLTDIEQAMSKITVLGNRY, encoded by the coding sequence ATGAACCAGAGAACCTTGGGGACCAGTGGCCTTCACGTTTCAACGCTGGGTCTGGGCTGCATGCGGATGAGTTTCGGGGACGCGCCCACCGACCACGGCGAGATGGTGCAGTTTCTGCGCGGGGCAGTGGAGCGCGGCGTGACCTTCTTCGACACCGCCGAAGGCTACGGGCCTTTCACCAACGAGCTGCTGCTGGGTGAGGCGCTGGAACCGTACAAGGGGCAGGTCGTCATCGCCACCAAGTTCGGCTTCGACTACCACCCAGATGGCACCCCCAAGGCCACGCCGCTGAACAGCCGCCCGGAGCACATCCGCAAGGTGACCGAGGCGAGCCTGAAGCGGCTGCGGGTCGAGACCATCGACCTGCTGTACCAGCACCGCCCCGATCCGCAGGTGCCGGTCGAGGAGGTGGCGGGCGCGGTGAAGGAACTGATCGAGGAAGGGAAGGTCAAGCACTTCGGCCTCTCCGAGTCGGACGCCGGGACCATCCGCAGAGCCCACGCGGTGCAGCCGGTCACGGCCCTTCAGAGCGAGTATTCGATCTGGTGGCGCGAGGTGGAGGACAACGGGGTGCTGGCCACCTGCGAGGAACTCGGGATCGGTTTCGTGCCGTACAGCCCGCTGGGACGCGGCTACCTGACCGGGGCCATCACCGCGCACCGCGTGTTCGCCAGCAACGACCCCCGCCGCAATAACCCACGCTTCACCCGGGAGGCCATCGAGGCCAACCAGGCGGTGGTCGACCTGCTCGGCCGGATCGGTGGGGAGAAAGGCGCGACTCCGGCCCAGATTGCGTTGAGCTGGCTGTTGGCACAGAAGTCCTGGATCGTGCCGATTCCCGGCAGCCGGAAGCTGGAGCGCCTGGACGAGAACAACGGCGCGGCCGACATTGAACTGACCCCTGCTGACCTCACTGACATCGAGCAGGCCATGTCGAAGATCACGGTGCTGGGCAACCGTTACTGA
- a CDS encoding MFS transporter: MSTPSSEATKTRWAPVYAVAFGVSALITAEFLPVSLLTPIAHDLNISEGTAGQLVSASAIAALLSSLFIASVTRRINRRTVLLGFALLMLVSNLLVAVATSFPVMLVGRVFLGLGAGGFWALSTSIALRLVPAGMVPRALSIIFSGVAISNVIAAPLGSTLGNLIGWRGVFLVAAVLGLLSLVWQALILPSLPASGSARVGTLFSLLKRRRLLTGMAAILLIFGGNMAFFTYTRPFLEGVTGLGAGGVSVMLLLFGLATFVGTTVSGRLLEWNLRFTQLAAPLLLSVLSGAFLLLGALPVVTGLLMVLRGLLNSVIPVSWSMWVARSVPDEVESAGGLQVAAIQVAVTLGSALGGVVLDHSGISSVVACSGVALLLGGLLILFGLRERPPVMTEANA, encoded by the coding sequence ATGTCAACCCCATCCTCTGAAGCCACCAAGACCCGGTGGGCCCCGGTGTACGCCGTGGCCTTCGGTGTCTCGGCGTTGATCACCGCCGAATTTCTTCCGGTCAGCCTGCTGACTCCGATCGCCCACGACCTGAACATCAGCGAGGGCACCGCCGGGCAGCTGGTCTCCGCGTCCGCAATCGCTGCGCTGCTCTCCAGCCTGTTCATCGCCTCCGTCACCCGCCGCATCAACCGCCGCACGGTGCTCCTCGGCTTCGCTCTGCTGATGCTGGTGTCGAACCTGCTGGTGGCCGTGGCCACCTCGTTTCCAGTGATGCTGGTCGGCCGGGTTTTTCTGGGCCTGGGGGCGGGCGGCTTCTGGGCCTTGTCCACCTCGATCGCTCTGCGGCTGGTGCCGGCCGGAATGGTGCCGCGCGCTTTGTCGATCATCTTCAGCGGCGTGGCGATCTCCAACGTCATCGCGGCCCCGCTCGGCAGCACCCTCGGGAACCTGATCGGCTGGCGCGGCGTCTTCCTGGTCGCGGCCGTGCTCGGCCTCCTGTCCCTGGTGTGGCAGGCCCTGATCCTGCCCAGCCTGCCGGCCAGCGGCTCGGCCCGGGTCGGCACCCTGTTCTCCCTGCTGAAGCGCCGTCGCCTGTTGACCGGCATGGCGGCCATCCTGTTGATCTTCGGCGGCAACATGGCCTTCTTCACCTACACCCGCCCGTTCCTGGAAGGCGTCACCGGGCTGGGCGCCGGGGGCGTTTCGGTGATGCTGCTGCTCTTCGGCCTGGCGACCTTCGTCGGCACCACCGTCTCCGGGCGGCTGCTGGAGTGGAACCTGAGATTCACGCAGCTGGCCGCCCCGCTGCTGCTGAGCGTGTTGTCTGGCGCGTTCCTGCTGCTGGGCGCGCTGCCGGTCGTCACTGGTCTCCTGATGGTGCTGCGTGGGCTGCTCAACAGCGTGATTCCGGTGTCGTGGTCGATGTGGGTGGCGCGCAGCGTGCCGGACGAGGTGGAGAGCGCGGGCGGCCTGCAGGTGGCGGCCATTCAGGTGGCTGTCACCCTGGGCTCGGCGCTGGGCGGCGTGGTACTCGACCACAGCGGCATCTCCAGCGTGGTGGCGTGCAGCGGCGTGGCCCTGCTGCTCGGGGGGCTGCTGATCCTCTTCGGGCTTCGGGAGCGTCCGCCGGTGATGACTGAAGCCAACGCCTGA
- a CDS encoding aldo/keto reductase encodes MQTIKLNNGISMPQLGFGVFQVPDPAECERVVTEALELGYRSLDTAAAYLNEEAVGRTIRNSGLPREELFITTKLWIQDAGEASARQAFERSLKRLDLDYLDLYLIHQPFGDYYGAWRAMEALNQEGQVRAIGVSNFYPDRLLDLIQHNQIVPAVNQVEVHPFFQRREDQAFMRQQGVQIESWGPFAEGRNNLFSDPNLTRIAQAHGKTVAQVVLRWLLQRDVVVIPKSVRHERLAENLNVFDFELTPAEMDTIAAMDTGKSLFFDHRDAEAVRRLGQVRLNI; translated from the coding sequence ATGCAGACGATCAAGCTGAACAACGGCATCTCGATGCCGCAGCTGGGCTTCGGGGTGTTTCAGGTGCCAGACCCCGCCGAGTGCGAGCGGGTCGTGACCGAGGCCCTGGAACTCGGGTACCGCTCTCTCGACACCGCCGCGGCGTACCTGAACGAAGAGGCGGTCGGCCGTACCATCCGGAACAGCGGCCTCCCCCGCGAGGAACTGTTCATCACCACCAAGCTGTGGATCCAGGATGCCGGCGAAGCCTCAGCCCGGCAGGCCTTCGAACGCTCGCTGAAGCGGCTGGACCTGGACTACCTCGACCTGTACCTGATCCACCAGCCGTTCGGCGACTACTACGGGGCCTGGCGGGCGATGGAAGCCCTGAACCAGGAAGGCCAGGTGCGCGCCATCGGCGTGAGCAACTTCTACCCGGACCGGTTGCTGGACCTGATTCAGCACAACCAGATCGTCCCGGCCGTCAATCAGGTCGAGGTGCATCCGTTCTTCCAGCGCCGTGAGGACCAGGCGTTCATGAGGCAGCAGGGCGTGCAGATCGAGTCCTGGGGACCGTTCGCCGAGGGGCGCAACAATCTCTTCTCCGACCCTAACCTCACCCGGATCGCCCAGGCGCACGGAAAGACGGTGGCGCAGGTGGTGCTGCGCTGGTTGCTGCAGCGGGACGTGGTGGTGATCCCCAAGTCGGTGCGGCACGAACGGCTGGCCGAGAACCTGAACGTCTTCGACTTCGAGCTGACCCCGGCCGAGATGGACACCATCGCTGCCATGGACACCGGCAAGAGCCTGTTTTTCGATCACCGTGATGCTGAGGCGGTCCGCCGCCTCGGCCAGGTTCGCCTGAACATCTGA
- a CDS encoding nuclear transport factor 2 family protein, protein MTRIDDNRAAILKVLGQHQAAMVAGNIQTLNDVLDEHFTATHITGYKQPKAEWLAQINSGYFKYHSVQPQGTTVSINGTTATAVRRALIDVTISGSRGTWRLESTTQLVNRSGTWKIMTSRSTTY, encoded by the coding sequence ATGACCCGCATCGACGACAACCGCGCCGCCATCCTGAAGGTACTGGGTCAGCACCAGGCGGCCATGGTCGCCGGAAATATTCAGACCCTGAACGACGTGTTGGACGAGCACTTCACGGCCACCCATATCACCGGGTACAAACAACCTAAAGCCGAATGGCTGGCGCAGATCAACTCGGGGTACTTCAAATACCACAGCGTTCAGCCGCAGGGCACCACGGTGAGCATCAACGGAACCACCGCCACGGCCGTGCGCCGTGCCCTGATCGACGTGACGATCAGCGGCTCCCGCGGCACTTGGCGGCTGGAGTCCACCACGCAACTGGTCAACAGGAGCGGCACGTGGAAGATTATGACGTCCCGCTCAACCACGTACTGA
- a CDS encoding SDR family oxidoreductase, translating into MSKDVIVVIGAGGIGLAIARRQGSGRQILLADLNEQVLTSARTALEDAGHTVTTQTVNVIQRDTVKALAQKAAELGPVMQVVHTAGLSPAQASPEAILQVDLYGTALILDEFAQVIAPDGAGLMVSSMAGYMFPMPAEQEQAFLTTPTEDLLTLPFVAAIDNSGVAYGVSKRANHLRVQAAAATSWGDRGARVNTISPGIILTPLARDEMNGPGGAGYQAMIKTSAAQRVGTVDEIAATANFMLERDAAFMTGADLLIDGGVIAAMRTGRYALQNA; encoded by the coding sequence ATGAGCAAAGACGTGATTGTCGTCATCGGCGCCGGCGGTATTGGCCTCGCCATCGCCCGCAGACAAGGCAGCGGCCGCCAGATCCTTCTGGCTGACCTCAACGAACAGGTCCTGACATCCGCCAGAACCGCCCTCGAAGACGCTGGGCATACCGTCACCACCCAGACCGTCAATGTGATCCAGCGCGACACCGTGAAAGCCCTGGCCCAGAAGGCCGCCGAACTCGGCCCGGTGATGCAGGTCGTCCACACTGCCGGGCTGTCCCCCGCCCAAGCGAGCCCCGAAGCCATCCTGCAGGTCGACCTGTACGGTACGGCCCTGATACTCGACGAATTCGCTCAGGTCATTGCCCCCGATGGCGCCGGACTGATGGTTTCCAGCATGGCCGGATACATGTTCCCGATGCCCGCCGAGCAGGAACAGGCCTTCCTCACGACCCCGACCGAGGACCTGCTGACGCTGCCGTTCGTGGCCGCCATCGACAACTCAGGCGTTGCCTACGGCGTGTCCAAGCGGGCCAACCACCTGCGCGTGCAGGCGGCCGCTGCGACCTCCTGGGGCGACCGGGGCGCGCGGGTGAACACCATCAGCCCCGGCATCATCCTCACCCCGCTCGCCCGCGACGAGATGAACGGTCCCGGTGGCGCCGGCTACCAGGCGATGATCAAGACCAGCGCTGCGCAGCGCGTGGGCACCGTGGACGAGATCGCCGCCACCGCAAACTTCATGCTGGAACGCGACGCTGCGTTTATGACCGGTGCGGACCTGCTGATCGACGGCGGCGTGATCGCCGCCATGCGTACCGGCCGGTATGCCCTCCAGAATGCCTAA
- a CDS encoding TetR/AcrR family transcriptional regulator: MTAEPFQRARTDEQRAQRRAQILEVARDLLDGRRIADVSLNEIARQAGLAKSNVLRYFESREVILMTLLDEEYARWVDEVTQRLPQSGEPDPAERVAWVLADTVMARPMLCELLTSTTTVLEHNVTTADVTAFKLAVQGSMARLMVAVARELGSWDEARAGVFISGLHANVTAIWSLAHPAPALVEAYASCQQIQGLPCAPEIALREALATLIVGLQHRTPRWL, encoded by the coding sequence ATGACAGCAGAACCATTCCAGCGGGCCAGAACAGACGAACAGCGTGCACAGCGGCGGGCGCAGATCCTCGAGGTCGCCCGCGACCTGCTGGACGGCCGGCGAATCGCCGACGTCAGCCTCAACGAGATCGCCCGGCAGGCGGGATTGGCCAAATCCAACGTCCTGCGCTACTTCGAATCCCGCGAGGTGATCCTGATGACCCTGCTGGACGAGGAGTACGCCCGCTGGGTCGACGAGGTCACGCAGCGCCTGCCGCAGTCGGGCGAGCCGGACCCGGCCGAGCGGGTGGCCTGGGTCTTGGCCGACACGGTGATGGCCCGTCCGATGCTGTGCGAGTTGCTGACCTCAACCACCACCGTCCTTGAACACAACGTGACCACAGCCGACGTCACCGCCTTCAAGCTGGCGGTGCAAGGCTCGATGGCCCGGCTGATGGTCGCAGTGGCCCGTGAACTGGGATCGTGGGACGAGGCCAGGGCTGGGGTTTTCATCTCCGGCCTGCATGCCAACGTGACGGCCATCTGGTCCCTGGCCCATCCGGCGCCGGCCCTGGTTGAAGCGTACGCGTCCTGCCAGCAGATCCAAGGATTACCCTGCGCGCCAGAGATCGCCCTGCGAGAGGCGCTGGCCACTCTGATCGTCGGCCTTCAGCACCGCACGCCCCGCTGGTTATAA